A genome region from Triticum aestivum cultivar Chinese Spring chromosome 2B, IWGSC CS RefSeq v2.1, whole genome shotgun sequence includes the following:
- the LOC123041318 gene encoding uncharacterized protein gives MPGREDEAFADEESSQCSSGCQSGWTLYLEHSGSGQQQRRTLPYVQPGDVLRQMLPQVEYSDDEEEDSMVSDASSGLPPHLRGEEEELLQVQGQTSMLSQQRRSAFGGDQCHSGWGGSRHSASLSGSRSFISTRSRSSGDMRSRKKRRAVVQRQDEPATRRHGVFDDDDDLHDTASSSDVIAPAAVVEAMKDGMDLQPSCAFSVRSTGMQGLAMLHHNS, from the coding sequence ATGCCGGGGAGAGAAGACGAAGCCTTCGCTGACGAGGAGAGCTCGCAGTGCAGCAGCGGCTGCCAGTCCGGCTGGACCCTGTACCTGGAGCATTCCGGGTCAGGCCAGCAGCAACGTCGCACGCTGCCATACGTGCAGCCCGGCGACGTCCTGAGGCAGATGCTGCCGCAGGTGGAATactccgacgacgaggaggaggattcTATGGTCTCCGACGCGTCCTCCGGCCTGCCGCCGCACCTGCGCGGCGAAGAGGAAGAGCTGCTGCAAGTGCAAGGTCAGACCAGCATGCTTTCACAGCAGCGTCGGTCGGCCTTCGGCGGCGACCAATGCCACTCCGGCTGGGGTGGCAGTCGTCACAGCGCGAGCCTCTCTGGCTCCCGTTCCTTCATCTCCACGAGGTCTCGTAGTTCGGGCGatatgaggagcaggaagaagaggagggccgtCGTCCAACGGCAGGATGAGCCGGCGACGCGTCGCCATGGTGtcttcgacgacgacgacgatctCCACGACACCGCGAGTTCGTCCGACGTCATTGCTCCCGCGGCAGTGGTGGAAGCTATGAAGGATGGTATGGACCTGCAGCCAAGCTGCGCCTTCTCGGTTCGAAGCACCGGCATGCAGGGTCTCGCGATGCTGCACCATAACTCATGA